In Kineococcus sp. NBC_00420, a single genomic region encodes these proteins:
- the glgA gene encoding glycogen synthase, translated as MRVDLLTKEYPPEIYGGAGVHVEELVKALRSVPGGPEVAVRCFGAPRTEPGATAYPEPTTLEGANAALRTLGVDLAMAQDVAGADVVHSHTWYANMAGHLASLLHGVPHVVSAHSLEPLRPWKAEQLGGGYRVSSWAEKTAFEAAAAVIAVSAGMRADILRSYPALDPARVHVVHNGIDASEWVPVPGRDLVRANGVDPDRPSVVFVGRITRQKGLPHLLRACAQLPPEVQLVLCAGAPDTPEIAAEVAGLVAELQKTREGVVWLDRHLSRPELLEHLSQATVFVCPSVYEPLGIVNLEAMACGAAVVGTATGGIPEVVDDGVTGWLVPIEQVTDGTGAPVDPEKFVADLAATLTDAVSDPDRARARGAAGRARAVEHFSWDAIAARTLEVYRSVL; from the coding sequence ATGCGTGTCGACCTGCTGACGAAGGAGTACCCGCCGGAGATCTACGGCGGAGCGGGAGTTCACGTCGAGGAACTGGTGAAAGCGCTGCGTTCCGTGCCCGGCGGACCCGAGGTCGCCGTCCGCTGCTTCGGCGCGCCCCGCACCGAGCCCGGCGCGACGGCCTACCCCGAACCGACGACGCTGGAGGGGGCCAACGCGGCCCTGCGGACCCTCGGCGTCGACCTCGCGATGGCCCAGGACGTCGCCGGCGCCGACGTCGTGCACTCCCACACCTGGTACGCCAACATGGCCGGCCACCTGGCCTCCCTGCTGCACGGCGTCCCGCACGTCGTCTCCGCCCACAGCCTGGAACCGTTGCGGCCGTGGAAGGCCGAGCAGCTGGGCGGCGGTTACCGCGTGTCCAGCTGGGCCGAGAAGACCGCCTTCGAGGCCGCCGCGGCCGTCATCGCCGTCAGCGCCGGCATGCGCGCCGACATCCTGCGCAGCTACCCGGCCCTGGACCCCGCCCGCGTCCACGTCGTCCACAACGGCATCGACGCCTCCGAGTGGGTCCCGGTGCCGGGCCGTGACCTGGTGCGGGCCAACGGGGTCGACCCCGACCGCCCCAGCGTGGTCTTCGTCGGCCGCATCACCCGTCAGAAGGGGCTGCCGCACCTGCTGCGGGCCTGCGCCCAGCTCCCGCCGGAGGTTCAGCTCGTCCTGTGCGCCGGTGCCCCCGACACCCCCGAGATCGCCGCCGAGGTGGCCGGGCTCGTCGCCGAACTGCAGAAGACCCGCGAGGGCGTCGTCTGGCTCGACCGCCACCTGAGCCGTCCCGAACTCCTCGAGCACCTCTCGCAGGCGACGGTGTTCGTCTGCCCCTCCGTCTACGAGCCGCTGGGCATCGTCAACCTCGAGGCGATGGCGTGCGGCGCAGCCGTCGTCGGCACCGCCACCGGCGGCATCCCCGAGGTCGTCGACGACGGCGTGACCGGCTGGCTGGTCCCCATCGAGCAGGTCACCGACGGCACCGGCGCCCCCGTCGATCCCGAGAAGTTCGTCGCCGACCTCGCCGCGACCCTCACCGACGCCGTCTCCGACCCCGACCGGGCCCGTGCCCGCGGGGCCGCCGGCCGGGCCCGTGCGGTGGAGCACTTCTCCTGGGACGCCATCGCGGCCCGGACCCTGGAGGTCTACCGCTCCGTCCTCTGA
- a CDS encoding phosphotransferase enzyme family protein, with product MLPSGVSMLWESCDPEPALRERFGFDGLDAVAEWVTAALAGTWDVTVRECPRLAISDQNVIAWAASDRGDLVVKWSRDTARFARLDTSTSMLRTLDRRGVPVAAPLATRDGRERVVLAGPLGDLSVTVLPELHGDWLDVGDLAAVHSAGAWLAKLHAAFPPAPGGSTSPLRPRLETWLETSDRGLVPTASARLSALLTRVPPLEDAPQFVHNDFRAANLLTRDSEVVGVLDFDEVAVDHRVGDLAKACVYLGTRFTDWRPTPPAVRTALREGYESVRPLSPGEAHWLEVFVLWQALMAVPGPEDPGGWAAAV from the coding sequence GTGCTGCCGAGCGGGGTGTCCATGCTGTGGGAGTCGTGCGACCCGGAACCCGCTCTGCGCGAACGGTTCGGGTTCGACGGTTTGGACGCGGTGGCGGAGTGGGTGACGGCCGCCCTCGCGGGGACCTGGGACGTCACGGTCCGCGAGTGCCCGCGGTTGGCCATCAGCGACCAGAACGTCATCGCCTGGGCCGCCTCGGACCGGGGAGACCTGGTCGTGAAGTGGTCCCGGGACACCGCGCGCTTCGCCCGGTTGGACACCTCGACATCGATGCTGCGCACCCTGGACCGCCGCGGGGTCCCGGTCGCGGCGCCGTTGGCGACCCGGGACGGACGTGAGCGGGTCGTGCTGGCGGGGCCGCTCGGCGACCTCTCCGTCACCGTCCTCCCGGAACTGCACGGCGACTGGCTGGACGTGGGCGACCTCGCCGCCGTGCACTCGGCCGGGGCGTGGCTGGCGAAGCTGCACGCGGCGTTCCCACCTGCCCCCGGCGGGTCCACGAGCCCGCTGCGCCCGCGCCTGGAGACGTGGCTGGAGACCTCGGACCGCGGCCTCGTCCCGACTGCGTCGGCGCGCCTGTCCGCGCTCCTGACCCGGGTTCCGCCGCTGGAGGACGCACCGCAGTTCGTCCACAACGACTTCCGGGCCGCGAACCTGCTGACGCGGGACTCCGAGGTCGTGGGCGTGCTCGACTTCGACGAGGTCGCCGTGGACCACCGGGTCGGCGACCTCGCCAAGGCCTGCGTCTACCTCGGGACCCGCTTCACCGACTGGCGTCCCACGCCCCCCGCGGTGCGGACGGCGTTGCGCGAGGGCTACGAGTCGGTGCGCCCCCTGAGCCCCGGGGAGGCGCACTGGCTCGAGGTCTTCGTGCTCTGGCAAGCGCTGATGGCCGTCCCCGGTCCCGAGGACCCGGGCGGCTGGGCGGCGGCGGTGTGA
- a CDS encoding DUF3376 domain-containing protein has product MTTTGRELRIALVMNGGVSLAVWMGGVTHELDLLRRAGDPDCSAQDVPDHDREVWRRWREALQGARVVVDVLAGSSAGGLNAAFLARAIASDGATDWADPDREHPYLRHLWEHGAALDTATLLRAQHPETWRSLFSGDYFEQMIGRTLRDLAAQRDGASPGDRRAPRPEGSALRRAVTLFTTGTALGPAAGSYADGFGQEFAVPDHRRLYRFRHDPDHVVYDPGEGFRRAVLDEFGDHPVELTRAVRASASFPAAFVPVAEVGAMTVPPVRIRPATGGGAALVMDGGVLDNAPFGPVLDSITRTPPDASLRRLLVYVVPSAGRPVSEPPPEEDPDWVHVVVAALGLPREADLRSDVEDLQALVDVADAGAQAQALLEAVLDPGRQDGPGAAQVVAAAESLLPLYRDGRRLGGIDEARSLAAAGERTRPHRLNGPAPSTGPTEGPAPAWTVGAGPADLVAVPWGWGPATAERCARLLARDLRHRLERGEPVEAAAVAVSALLGDVEAVNDALERHLADLPAEVAAASDAVVVGHVNEVFTRLRIPDVVGDLLQRIATVHAGTRDGAGAADVLRAAFAIEVTSRALTARTPFARGASLEFLRLGPDVTTPLLPDLGVDPEVLGRRKLFGIRAGHFGAFGPSGWRTWDWRWGRLDAVAHLGRALGMDDGWVAGTQRAVLRSEGAAGTAPEVLTAGLERELLDLLAVDDHEFLRDVREGLREHRPELAGLGDSVEGVLQRAAGVLADAVTVPHVPVPDWIERAVLERVLRVVLNRYVSGS; this is encoded by the coding sequence GTGACCACGACGGGTCGGGAGTTGCGCATCGCGCTGGTGATGAACGGCGGGGTCAGCCTCGCCGTCTGGATGGGCGGGGTGACCCACGAACTCGACCTCCTGCGCCGCGCGGGTGACCCGGACTGCTCGGCGCAGGACGTGCCCGACCACGACCGCGAGGTCTGGCGGCGCTGGCGGGAGGCCCTGCAGGGTGCGCGCGTCGTGGTCGACGTCCTCGCCGGTTCCAGCGCCGGGGGGCTGAACGCGGCGTTCCTGGCCCGGGCGATCGCGAGCGACGGGGCGACCGACTGGGCCGACCCCGACCGTGAGCACCCCTACCTGCGCCACCTCTGGGAACACGGCGCCGCCCTCGACACCGCGACGCTGCTGCGAGCGCAGCACCCCGAGACCTGGCGGTCGCTGTTCAGCGGCGACTACTTCGAGCAGATGATCGGACGCACCCTGCGCGACCTCGCGGCCCAGCGTGACGGTGCGAGCCCGGGGGATCGCCGCGCACCCCGACCGGAGGGCTCCGCACTGCGGCGCGCGGTGACGCTGTTCACCACCGGGACCGCGCTCGGACCCGCGGCCGGCTCCTACGCCGACGGTTTCGGTCAGGAGTTCGCCGTCCCCGACCACCGCAGGCTCTACCGGTTCCGGCACGACCCCGACCACGTCGTCTACGACCCCGGGGAGGGGTTCCGGCGGGCGGTGCTGGACGAGTTCGGCGACCACCCGGTGGAACTCACCCGCGCCGTCCGGGCGTCGGCCTCGTTCCCGGCCGCGTTCGTCCCCGTCGCGGAGGTCGGCGCGATGACCGTCCCGCCGGTGCGGATCCGGCCGGCGACGGGGGGTGGTGCCGCGCTGGTGATGGACGGAGGTGTCCTCGACAACGCCCCGTTCGGCCCCGTGCTGGACAGCATCACCCGCACCCCGCCCGACGCGAGCCTGCGCCGGTTGCTGGTCTACGTCGTCCCCTCCGCCGGTCGACCCGTCAGCGAGCCGCCTCCCGAGGAGGACCCGGACTGGGTCCACGTCGTCGTGGCCGCGCTCGGGTTGCCCCGGGAGGCCGATCTCCGCTCCGACGTCGAGGACCTGCAGGCGCTCGTCGACGTCGCGGACGCGGGGGCGCAGGCGCAGGCCCTCCTCGAGGCCGTGCTGGACCCCGGGCGGCAGGACGGACCGGGTGCGGCGCAGGTCGTCGCCGCCGCGGAGAGCCTGCTGCCCCTCTACCGCGACGGTCGACGCCTCGGGGGGATCGACGAGGCCAGGTCGCTGGCGGCCGCGGGGGAACGCACCCGACCGCACCGGCTGAACGGCCCGGCCCCCTCCACCGGGCCGACGGAAGGCCCCGCCCCGGCGTGGACGGTCGGGGCGGGACCGGCCGACCTCGTCGCCGTCCCGTGGGGCTGGGGGCCGGCGACCGCGGAACGGTGTGCCCGGCTGCTGGCCCGCGACCTGCGGCACCGCCTCGAACGCGGCGAGCCGGTCGAGGCCGCGGCCGTTGCGGTGTCGGCGTTGCTCGGGGACGTCGAGGCGGTCAACGACGCCCTGGAACGCCACCTCGCGGACCTGCCGGCCGAGGTCGCCGCCGCGTCCGACGCCGTCGTGGTCGGCCACGTCAACGAGGTCTTCACCCGGCTGCGGATCCCCGACGTCGTCGGGGACCTGCTGCAGCGGATCGCGACGGTCCACGCCGGGACCCGGGACGGGGCGGGGGCCGCGGACGTCCTGCGGGCCGCCTTCGCCATCGAGGTGACCTCCCGGGCGCTGACGGCCCGCACCCCGTTCGCCCGGGGCGCCTCCCTCGAGTTCCTCCGGCTGGGTCCCGACGTCACGACCCCTCTTCTCCCCGACCTCGGCGTCGATCCCGAGGTGCTGGGCCGGCGCAAGCTGTTCGGGATCCGCGCCGGCCACTTCGGTGCGTTCGGGCCGTCCGGGTGGCGGACCTGGGACTGGCGGTGGGGTCGCCTGGACGCGGTCGCCCACCTGGGGCGGGCCCTCGGGATGGACGACGGCTGGGTGGCCGGGACCCAGCGGGCGGTGCTGCGCAGCGAGGGCGCCGCGGGAACCGCGCCGGAGGTCCTCACCGCCGGGCTCGAGCGCGAACTCCTGGACCTGCTGGCCGTGGACGACCACGAGTTCCTGCGTGACGTCCGCGAGGGGTTGCGCGAGCACCGGCCGGAGCTGGCCGGGCTCGGCGACAGCGTCGAGGGTGTCCTGCAGCGTGCGGCGGGGGTCCTCGCCGACGCGGTCACCGTCCCTCACGTCCCCGTTCCGGACTGGATCGAACGCGCTGTGCTGGAACGGGTCCTGCGGGTGGTGCTCAACCGCTACGTGTCGGGGTCCTGA
- a CDS encoding epimerase: MKIVLPGGTGQVGALLRRAFVSRGAEVVVLSRRPEVLEPGVRHVLWDGRTLGPWTREFEGADAVVNLAGRTVSCRYTDANLREMMNSRIDSTRVVGAAIAETREPPRVWLQMSTATIYADARSRPDDLAHDEANGIIGGEEPDVPLYWEYSVRIARRWEQAQADSPTPRTRQVALRAAMVMTPDRGGVFDYLSGMARLGVGGAVAGGHQYVSWIHGDDVVRAVGFLLARDDLDGPVNLCAPHPVPQRELMRDLRAAWGSRVAVPATASMARLGAFVLGTDAELLLKSRRVVPGRLLDAGFTFAHPRWRPAAADLASRARELRTPTRSG, encoded by the coding sequence GTGAAGATCGTTCTCCCGGGCGGTACCGGTCAGGTCGGCGCGCTGCTGCGCCGGGCCTTCGTCTCCCGCGGCGCCGAGGTGGTGGTGCTCAGCCGACGCCCGGAGGTCCTGGAACCCGGGGTGCGGCACGTGCTCTGGGACGGGCGGACCCTCGGTCCCTGGACGCGTGAGTTCGAGGGGGCCGACGCCGTCGTGAACCTCGCGGGGCGCACGGTCAGCTGCCGCTACACCGACGCGAACCTGCGCGAGATGATGAACTCCCGGATCGACTCGACCCGGGTCGTCGGTGCGGCGATCGCGGAAACCCGAGAACCCCCGCGGGTCTGGTTGCAGATGAGCACGGCCACCATCTACGCCGACGCGCGGTCCCGGCCCGACGACCTCGCGCACGACGAGGCGAACGGGATCATCGGCGGTGAGGAACCCGACGTCCCGCTCTACTGGGAGTACAGCGTGCGCATCGCCCGCCGCTGGGAACAGGCCCAGGCCGACTCCCCCACCCCACGCACCCGCCAGGTCGCGTTGCGGGCCGCGATGGTCATGACCCCCGACCGCGGCGGGGTCTTCGACTACCTCTCGGGGATGGCCCGCCTCGGGGTGGGCGGGGCCGTCGCCGGTGGTCACCAGTACGTCTCCTGGATCCACGGCGACGACGTGGTGCGGGCCGTGGGGTTCCTGCTCGCGCGCGACGACCTCGACGGACCGGTGAACCTCTGCGCCCCGCACCCCGTGCCGCAGCGGGAGCTGATGCGGGACCTGCGCGCGGCGTGGGGTTCCCGCGTCGCGGTCCCGGCGACCGCGTCGATGGCCCGGCTCGGCGCGTTCGTGCTCGGCACCGACGCGGAACTGCTGCTGAAGAGCCGGCGGGTGGTCCCGGGCCGGTTGCTGGACGCGGGTTTCACCTTCGCGCACCCGCGGTGGCGACCCGCGGCGGCGGACCTCGCGTCCCGCGCCCGGGAACTCAGGACCCCGACACGTAGCGGTTGA
- a CDS encoding type III polyketide synthase, with translation MTSRPRNPSRVLATEPVLPAHRHTQAEITDTLAPLLSRPGRHRELMRRLHGAAGVDFRHLALPLSDYPELVTRPDAFDATNAAFAQIALDLAERAVKGALATAGLQPEDVDVLLFTTVTGVAAPSVDALLVERVGLRPDVVRWPGFGLGCAGGAAGLARLDDHLTGHPDAVGLLVSVELCSLTLQPDDPSTANLVASGLFGDGATAVVLAGAERAAGRPGWDVLEHTSRLLPGSADALGWQIGSKGFRIVLSAGLPQVLRAHVGDDVRAFLHPHGGVADVDEWVVHPGGPKVLDAVVAALDLPADALDASRAALRASGNLSSSAVLHVLAGTERVPGRRALVLGVGPGVSTETLLLEAR, from the coding sequence GTGACGTCGCGCCCCCGGAACCCCTCCCGCGTGCTGGCCACCGAGCCGGTCCTGCCGGCCCACCGCCACACCCAGGCCGAGATCACCGACACCCTGGCCCCGCTGCTGTCCCGCCCCGGCCGGCACCGGGAACTGATGCGGCGCCTGCACGGCGCCGCGGGCGTCGACTTCCGGCACCTGGCGTTGCCGCTGTCGGACTACCCCGAGCTGGTCACCCGGCCCGACGCCTTCGACGCCACCAACGCCGCCTTCGCCCAGATCGCCCTCGACCTCGCCGAACGCGCGGTCAAGGGAGCCCTCGCCACCGCGGGTCTGCAGCCGGAGGACGTCGACGTCCTGCTCTTCACCACCGTCACCGGCGTCGCCGCGCCCTCCGTCGACGCCCTGCTCGTCGAGCGCGTCGGCCTGCGCCCCGACGTCGTGCGCTGGCCCGGGTTCGGGCTCGGCTGCGCCGGGGGAGCGGCCGGGCTGGCCCGCCTCGACGACCACCTGACCGGCCACCCCGACGCCGTCGGCCTGCTCGTCAGCGTCGAACTGTGCTCCCTCACCCTGCAGCCGGACGACCCCTCCACGGCGAACCTCGTCGCCAGCGGGTTGTTCGGCGACGGCGCCACCGCCGTCGTCCTCGCCGGCGCCGAGCGCGCTGCGGGGCGCCCCGGCTGGGACGTGCTGGAGCACACCTCGCGGCTGCTGCCGGGCAGCGCCGACGCCCTCGGCTGGCAGATCGGCTCGAAGGGGTTCCGGATCGTCCTCTCCGCCGGGCTCCCGCAGGTCCTGCGCGCCCACGTCGGCGACGACGTCCGCGCCTTCCTGCACCCCCACGGCGGGGTCGCCGACGTCGACGAGTGGGTGGTGCACCCGGGTGGCCCGAAGGTCCTCGACGCCGTCGTGGCGGCCCTGGACCTGCCCGCCGACGCCCTCGACGCGAGCCGGGCGGCGTTGCGCGCCAGCGGGAACCTCTCCAGCTCCGCGGTGCTGCACGTCCTCGCCGGCACCGAGCGCGTCCCCGGGCGACGGGCCCTCGTCCTGGGCGTCGGACCCGGCGTCAGCACCGAGACCCTGCTGCTGGAGGCCCGGTGA
- a CDS encoding isoprenylcysteine carboxyl methyltransferase family protein has product MSTWLFAALVLATGFERIAELVVSTRHARWSFARGGVESGRGHFPPMVVLHTGLLLACLVEVLAADRPFVPALGWPMLVLVLAAQGLRWWCITALGPQWNTRVIVVPGLTLVARGPYRWLRHPNYVVVVLEGFALPLVHTAWVTALAFTVLNAVLLLGFRLPAENRALAALSRPSTLPQRSGTAPR; this is encoded by the coding sequence GTGAGCACCTGGCTCTTCGCCGCCCTCGTCCTGGCGACGGGGTTCGAGCGCATCGCGGAACTCGTCGTGTCCACCCGCCACGCCCGGTGGTCCTTCGCGCGGGGCGGCGTCGAGTCCGGCCGTGGCCACTTCCCGCCCATGGTCGTCCTGCACACCGGGCTGCTGCTGGCCTGCCTGGTCGAGGTCCTCGCCGCCGACCGGCCCTTCGTCCCCGCCCTCGGCTGGCCGATGCTGGTCCTCGTCCTGGCCGCGCAGGGCCTGCGCTGGTGGTGCATCACGGCGCTGGGGCCGCAGTGGAACACCCGGGTCATCGTCGTCCCCGGTCTCACCCTGGTCGCCCGGGGTCCCTACCGGTGGCTGCGCCACCCCAACTACGTCGTCGTCGTGCTCGAGGGGTTCGCGCTGCCGCTGGTGCACACGGCGTGGGTCACGGCGCTCGCCTTCACCGTCCTCAACGCGGTGCTGCTGCTGGGGTTCCGGCTGCCGGCCGAGAACCGCGCGCTCGCGGCCCTGTCGCGGCCGTCGACGCTGCCGCAGCGATCAGGCACAGCGCCCCGCTGA
- a CDS encoding MFS transporter: MSTTTSPTRRVHPAWTVAAVTFATLLAAGAFRSVPATLIDPISAEFGWSTASISAAVSVNLVLYGLIAPFAAALMQRFGVQRVVAVALLLVAAGSAGSAFVEARWQLVATWGVLVGLGTGAMAMSLAATVVGRWFVLRRGLVTGLLAAAASAGQLVFLPLVARLAQAHGWRTPCLVIAAVALVVVPLVVLRLHEFPAARGVLPYGGTSAVDVPVRPLGALGALRVAVRSRAFWFLALGFAICGASTNGLIGTHFVSAAHDHGMPATTAASLLALVGLFDVAGTIASGWLTDRVDPRFLLLAYYALRGVSLLLLPSVLSPGVQPATWVFVVFYGLDWIATVPPTIALARKHFGDAGPVVFGWVFASHQLGAAVMAFVAGVVRDETGDYRGAFLVSGALCLIAAAASTAATGPRARGSRPAAGTPAAAPR; the protein is encoded by the coding sequence GTGAGCACCACCACCTCCCCCACGCGCCGGGTCCACCCGGCCTGGACCGTCGCCGCCGTCACCTTCGCGACGTTGCTGGCCGCCGGTGCCTTCCGCTCCGTCCCGGCGACCCTCATCGACCCGATCTCCGCGGAGTTCGGCTGGTCGACGGCGTCGATCTCGGCCGCGGTCAGCGTGAACCTCGTCCTCTACGGCCTCATCGCCCCGTTCGCGGCGGCGCTGATGCAGCGCTTCGGGGTGCAGCGTGTCGTCGCGGTCGCGTTGCTGCTGGTCGCGGCGGGATCAGCGGGGTCGGCCTTCGTCGAGGCCCGCTGGCAGCTGGTGGCGACGTGGGGTGTCCTCGTCGGTCTCGGCACGGGGGCGATGGCGATGTCGTTGGCGGCGACGGTCGTGGGCCGCTGGTTCGTGCTGCGCCGAGGTCTGGTGACGGGATTGCTCGCCGCGGCGGCCTCGGCGGGTCAGCTGGTGTTCCTGCCGCTGGTGGCGCGCCTGGCGCAGGCCCACGGCTGGCGCACCCCGTGCCTGGTCATCGCGGCGGTGGCGCTGGTCGTGGTCCCGCTGGTGGTGCTGCGCCTGCACGAGTTCCCCGCTGCCCGGGGCGTCCTGCCCTACGGCGGGACGAGCGCGGTCGACGTCCCGGTGCGACCGCTGGGGGCGCTGGGCGCGCTGCGGGTCGCCGTGCGTTCCCGGGCGTTCTGGTTCCTCGCGCTGGGATTCGCGATCTGCGGGGCGTCGACGAACGGCCTGATCGGCACGCACTTCGTCTCCGCCGCCCACGACCACGGGATGCCGGCGACGACGGCCGCGTCGCTGCTGGCCCTCGTCGGGCTCTTCGACGTGGCGGGGACGATCGCGTCGGGGTGGCTGACCGACCGGGTCGACCCCCGGTTCCTGCTGCTGGCCTACTACGCGCTGCGCGGGGTGTCGCTGCTGCTGCTGCCGAGCGTGCTCTCGCCGGGGGTGCAGCCGGCGACGTGGGTGTTCGTGGTGTTCTACGGACTCGACTGGATCGCCACCGTACCGCCGACGATCGCGTTGGCGCGCAAGCACTTCGGCGACGCGGGTCCGGTCGTCTTCGGCTGGGTCTTCGCCTCCCACCAGCTCGGCGCGGCGGTCATGGCCTTCGTCGCCGGTGTGGTGCGCGACGAGACCGGTGACTACCGCGGCGCGTTCCTGGTCAGCGGGGCGCTGTGCCTGATCGCTGCGGCAGCGTCGACGGCCGCGACAGGGCCGCGAGCGCGCGGTTCTCGGCCGGCAGCCGGAACCCCAGCAGCAGCACCGCGTTGA
- a CDS encoding ABC transporter ATP-binding protein: MTSDTSRVPASVLDLSAVTVRRGTSVLLDAVDLAVEEGERWVVLGPNGAGKSTLLSLAAGRLFPTSGTVGILGETLGRVDVFELRPRIGLASTALGNSVPGQERVRDVVVTAAYGVTGRWREEYDPDDEARAQELLALLGVAHLADRAFATLSDGERKRTQIARALMTDPELLLLDEPAGGLDLGGREDLLRRLTALAGDPAAPTTVLVTHHVEEIPVGTTHALLLREGARVAGGPVEDVLTSATLSQTFGLALDVEHRDGRFSARAL; encoded by the coding sequence ATGACCAGCGACACCAGCCGAGTCCCAGCGTCGGTGCTGGACCTGTCCGCGGTGACCGTCCGGCGCGGGACCAGCGTCCTGCTGGACGCCGTCGACCTCGCCGTGGAGGAGGGTGAACGCTGGGTCGTCCTGGGCCCCAACGGTGCGGGGAAGTCGACCCTGCTCTCCCTCGCCGCCGGTCGGTTGTTCCCCACCTCGGGGACCGTCGGCATCCTCGGTGAGACCCTCGGCCGCGTCGACGTCTTCGAGCTGCGCCCGCGCATCGGCCTGGCCAGCACGGCGCTCGGCAACTCCGTCCCCGGACAGGAACGCGTCCGCGACGTCGTCGTCACCGCCGCCTACGGCGTCACCGGCCGCTGGCGCGAGGAGTACGACCCCGACGACGAGGCCCGCGCGCAGGAACTCCTCGCCCTGCTCGGCGTCGCCCACCTCGCCGACCGCGCCTTCGCCACCCTCAGCGACGGTGAACGCAAGCGCACCCAGATCGCCCGCGCCCTCATGACCGACCCCGAGCTGCTGCTGCTCGACGAACCGGCCGGCGGGCTCGACCTCGGCGGCCGGGAGGACCTGCTGCGCCGCCTCACCGCCCTCGCCGGTGACCCCGCGGCCCCCACGACGGTGCTGGTCACCCACCACGTCGAGGAGATCCCCGTCGGGACCACCCACGCGCTGCTGCTGCGCGAGGGGGCCCGGGTCGCGGGCGGTCCCGTCGAGGACGTCCTCACCTCCGCGACGCTGTCGCAGACCTTCGGGCTCGCCCTCGACGTCGAGCACCGCGACGGCAGGTTCTCCGCCCGGGCGCTGTGA
- a CDS encoding pyridoxine/pyridoxamine 5'-phosphate oxidase, whose amino-acid sequence MSSGGADLRHFLAGLAWPEPQGPVFDPDTAPADPVELFVRWLREAVDSGAPAPHVMTLATVDAAGRPDARVTVLEDVDDAAFWVAASESSPKGKQLGRVPVAALVFHWPLQGRQVRVRGTVRPAGEARTAAAFERLSAHERAELLVDRQSGPLHDEEWLSNALGDPTELLELEGAGPVAAPTWRLWGVDAGRMEFFQAARDGHHVRLRYSRDESGYATELLRP is encoded by the coding sequence GTGAGCTCGGGTGGCGCGGACCTTCGACACTTCCTGGCCGGGTTGGCCTGGCCGGAACCGCAGGGACCGGTCTTCGACCCCGACACCGCCCCGGCGGATCCCGTCGAGCTGTTCGTGCGGTGGCTGCGCGAGGCGGTGGACTCCGGTGCGCCCGCGCCGCACGTGATGACGCTGGCGACGGTCGACGCGGCGGGCCGCCCCGACGCGCGGGTCACCGTCCTGGAGGACGTCGACGACGCGGCGTTCTGGGTCGCGGCGAGCGAGTCGAGCCCCAAGGGCAAGCAGCTGGGCCGGGTCCCGGTGGCGGCACTGGTCTTCCACTGGCCGCTGCAGGGTCGTCAGGTGCGGGTGCGCGGCACGGTCCGCCCCGCCGGGGAGGCGCGCACGGCGGCGGCGTTCGAACGCCTCAGCGCCCACGAACGCGCCGAGCTGCTGGTGGACCGCCAGAGCGGACCGCTGCACGACGAGGAGTGGCTCTCCAACGCCCTGGGGGACCCGACGGAGCTGCTGGAGCTCGAGGGCGCGGGGCCGGTCGCGGCCCCGACGTGGCGGTTGTGGGGGGTCGACGCGGGTCGGATGGAGTTCTTCCAGGCCGCCCGCGACGGTCACCACGTCCGTCTGCGCTACTCCCGCGACGAGTCCGGCTACGCCACGGAACTCCTGCGCCCCTGA
- a CDS encoding aminoglycoside 3'-phosphotransferase produces MGEREPSRESCEESSGESWRGVQVPVGPVPVPEPLREVVGRWGAPAGARELPAVWVNAAGGITFPLQGSAVFCKWAPARMGGHLAAEAQRARWAIRWLAVPEVLEHGSGADGEWLVTRGLPGRTAVDPDWRARPEVAVVSLGRGLRRLHEALPVAQCPFDWGVPHRLARAVGDVSGLQHPPPVDRLVVCHGDACAPNTLLAEDSGEAVAHVDLGGLGVADRWADLAVATMSLGWNYGPGWDATFLAAYGVDPDPVRTDYYRALWDVGP; encoded by the coding sequence GTGGGTGAGCGGGAACCGTCTCGGGAGTCGTGCGAGGAATCGTCCGGGGAGTCGTGGCGCGGGGTCCAGGTGCCGGTCGGGCCGGTTCCGGTGCCGGAGCCGTTGCGGGAGGTGGTGGGCCGCTGGGGGGCGCCGGCGGGGGCGCGGGAACTGCCGGCGGTGTGGGTGAACGCGGCGGGCGGCATCACCTTCCCGCTGCAGGGGTCGGCGGTGTTCTGCAAGTGGGCACCCGCGCGGATGGGCGGGCACCTGGCGGCGGAGGCGCAGCGGGCGCGGTGGGCGATCCGGTGGCTGGCGGTGCCGGAGGTGCTGGAGCACGGCTCGGGCGCGGACGGGGAGTGGCTGGTGACGCGGGGGCTGCCGGGGCGCACGGCGGTCGACCCGGACTGGCGGGCGCGCCCGGAGGTGGCGGTGGTCTCGCTGGGGCGGGGTCTGCGTCGACTCCACGAGGCCCTGCCCGTGGCGCAGTGCCCCTTCGACTGGGGTGTCCCCCACCGGCTGGCGCGTGCCGTGGGCGACGTCAGCGGGTTGCAGCATCCGCCGCCGGTGGACCGCCTCGTGGTCTGCCACGGCGACGCGTGCGCGCCGAACACGTTGCTGGCCGAGGACTCCGGGGAGGCGGTGGCGCACGTGGACCTGGGTGGGCTGGGGGTGGCGGACCGGTGGGCGGACCTGGCGGTGGCGACGATGAGCCTGGGCTGGAACTACGGGCCGGGCTGGGACGCGACGTTCCTGGCGGCCTACGGGGTGGACCCGGACCCGGTGCGTACCGACTACTACCGGGCGTTGTGGGACGTGGGTCCGTGA